TGTGTAGGTTCTAAATCATATTCTTCTCCCCAAAAATCAACGCCATAATATTCTGGGCGGTAAAGAAAAATTACTTCATCTGCGTCTTGCTCAATGGCTCCTGAATCTCTTAGATCAGAAAGTAATGGTCTTTTGTCTGGTCTTTTTTCAACATTGCGAGAGAGCTGAGAGAGAGCAATTACTGGGATATCTAATTCTTTAGCGATTGCTTTTAGCCCTCGTGAAATAGTCGAAATTTCCTGTTCCCTATTGTTGGATTTTTCGTGTGTAACTAACTGTAAATAATCAACAAATAATATGTCAATGTTGTCTCTCAATTTCATCATTTTGGCTTTCATACGCATGTCCTGAATAGAGATTGAAGGAGTGTCATCTATGTGAACTTTTAAATTTAAAAGTTCAGGTTTTAAGGCAAAAAACTTTTGATACTCATCAGCCTTTAAGCCTTTTCTTAAAATAGATGAATTGGGTATTTGAGTATAATTGGTTACAATTCTTCCTGTAATTTGTTCGGCTGACATTTCTAGTGAGAAAATGCCAACACTCTTACCTTGCCTTACAACATCAACGGCTTGCTGAACAAGGAATGCGGTTTTTCCCATCCCTGGTCGTCCAGCAACAATGGTTAAATCTGAATTTTGCCAACCTCCTAATGCTTTATTAATTATGCTTAGAGAACTTTGTATGCCAGTAATACTATTTGATTGAATGTTTTCAAATCTTTCTTGTACTTTTTCTACTAGATAGCTAAATTTTTGACTTTCTTTATTTCTATCAATAAAATTGTTTAAGAACAAATCATCAAAGTATTCAAAAGCTAAATCTCTTATATGAAATATATCCTCGGCTGGATTTTGCGCTAACTGGAGCAATCTCGAGAATTTATTTACAAAGTCTCTTTTTGCTGAAAGGTCTACCAGTATCATCAGCGAATGCTCAAAAGATGTTGCAGAAGAAAAAGCAGAGATTAAATCAATAGTTAGATTAAGGAGTAATTTATTATTTGTTTTTCTAACTTCATTTTCAATAACTACAATATCAAAAGACACATTGTTTTCCCATAAATCATTGATGATAGTAAATAATTGTCTATGTTCGTGTTTGGTAAATAAGTCGAGGCTTAGTTTACTCTTGTGTTTGGTAAATAAGTAAGGAAAATTAATTATCGATGATAAAACCTTTGTTTCTATTTCTGGTGCATTATTCATTGTATGTGCTTTTAGGGCGATTTATTTTAGGTATAGTAAAAATGTCGTTTGATTTTTTTTGCAAGAACGGCAATGAATTTCTAAGGGTTTGTTTCCAATTAGTTATCGGTCTATCATATCCATTAATCCAGTTGTTTTCCTGCCAAGTAGCATACTTATTTTTCAAAGCAATATCCATATCAGGCGAATAGCCTTCGAGCGTTTTAGCATAAGCTAAAAACTCACTGAGCGTAGGTTTATCCTTGGTTATTTTTGAAGGTTCATTTTTCTCTTGTGCATTTAGTGGCTTTGGAGTAGGCTTTAGTTTCTTTTCTGCTTCAGTATCTAACTCTTTTCTATTAAGTGAATAATCGGTTATTATTTTGTAAAAAGTAGGAAAGCCTTGCTTGATTTGATAATTAATTAGCCCTAAGTTTCTCAACAAGCCCTTAGCTTGTCTTATCGTCACGCGAGAAAGTTTTAAAGCATTAGAAATCTCAACATCTGATAACTCAAAATCCTTTTCGTTCTTGTTGTGCCATTCTTCTAAAAGATATAGATAAAGCACCACAACAGAACTATTAAGATTACTCTCTGCATTGAGTTTCCAAAACTTATGTATCAAATCAAGGTAATTCATAATTTATTTTGTTTCATTAAGAATGGATAAAACCTTATCTCTATCAACGATAATAGTTTTTCCATTTTGATAAATAGCCTTATCAAAAATTCCTGATTGTTTTAATTCTTGCGCCTTCGAGCGTGAACATCCTAAAATTTTAGCCAATCCTTTAATGCCATACTCGTATTTTTGAATAGAATTGTATTTTTTCTGTAATTCTAAAAACTCTCCTACTGTGAGTTGCCATATTGGTGTGTTTGGATTAATCATAATTAACTTTAAATAATTTTAAGGCTAGTTCAGCATCTACAATAATTTTTTTACCATTTTGAATAATAGCCTTGTCAAAAATTCCTGATTGTTTTAATTTGAAAGCATGTGTTTTGGAACAACCTAATAAATCAGCTAAACCTTTCAGCCCATAAACATATTTTTTCTCTATTTTAGGGGGAGTAGGTGTTACTTTCTTTTGATTGATAATATCAATCAATTCACCTACAGATAAATCAGTGATAGGTGTTTGATATAAATCATTCATACTTGTTAATTTTAAAAAGAATTTAAATGGTATTTAATAGGCATTCCAATGTCTTTTGAAAAATCGAGGAGCTTTGCATTTTGCAATTCTTCTCGAGCAACTCTAATAGTTTTGCGAGAAATTTTTAATTTCTTACTAGCGTAAACATCAGAGCACTCAAAATGTTTTTTATCTCTTGAAAGTTCAGTCAAAAGCGAATAAAGGGCGACTGCTTTTGCCGACAAAGTGTTTTCCTTTTTCTGCAAATGATTGCTTAAAAAACGGATAGGGTTTTCGTTGAGTTTCTTTTCCAGCATTGCCTTTTCTTCTCTTACTTTTTTGAGTGCAGAGGCTAACTCGATTACCATTTCAGGATTTACAACCAGTTCTTCTAACTTTTCAGGCGTAGCAGAAAAACCAAATTTGATGATTTCCTTAATTCTATCGTTGCACCAAATAGCAAACGCAGGACTAAGCCAACGAGCAAACTCCAATGCCACATCTTCGTGAAACCAAGTTCCCGAATCATTTCCGCCACGGCTAACTATCACTAAATCAGTCAAACTTAGAATTCTAAGTTTGGAAAGAGCTGTCAGAAACTCCTGAGTATTCTGATTTTTCAGCCAAAATATTGGCTGTTTTCTAAAAGGCTTAGCCATTTCGGTGGCGTTTACAAAAACTTCATCGTTTTCGCCACGAAAGGTTATATTGTTTCCTTCGTAATTAAACAGCTGAATCATAGTCTACTTTTCTTGCTTTTCAGTTTTTTCAGCTTCCATAAATTCTTTTTCGGTATAGCCTTGCTCTTGATAGAACTTAACAGCTTGATAGTGCAATAGCTTGTCGCTGTTTCTTCGTGCCAGTCCCAAAACAGATGATTGTCTAAGGTTTAGGCGTTTAGCCACTTCAATACTAAAATCATTGTCGTTTAGTATTTTTTCGATGATTAATTTACTTGCTCTCATATTTTAATTATATTTGTATTTATGTTTCTTTTTGAGACTAATATTTGTTTTATTTTACAATGCAAATATATGTACAAAATGTTTATATATAAAAAAAATGTACACAATATTTTAAAATATTATCGGTAAAAATGGATAAGTCTCTGTTAATTAATAAGATAATAAAAGAGTTGAATTTTAATTCTGATGCAGAATTTGCTAGGTTTTTAGGCATAAGTCCACAAAATTTATCTAAATGGAAGATGAGAGGAACATTTGACGCAGAATTAATATATACTAAATGTCCACAATTAAACCCTGAGTGGCTACTTACAGGCAACGGCAGTATGCTCAAAGAGAATGTACCCACTATAAATAAAAAAGTAAAAAATAAGGATGGTTTTATGGGTAATAGCATTAATGGCAACATCTCAATCACTCACAATGATTTAGAAAAAATATTGGAGTTGCATAAATCTTCCCAAGATATTCAAAATGAACTTAACGAGCGTTTAAAATCAAGTCAAAATCAAATAGATACATTATTAGAAATTTTAAAAAATAAATAATTATGAAAAAATTTATTTTTATTTTATCAGTGCTACTATTTGGATTTTCTTATGGTCAGCTAAAAAAGGTAGAAGTCAATAAAGAAGAAGTTAGTGTAATTGGAAGGGTTCTTCAAAAATCTGGAATGGGGAGTGAATTTACCAAGGAAGAATTTGATAAGTACAATATAAAAAATACAATTGGGTATTTATTAGAATATACCTATGAAGATAAAGTTCTGCACAGAGATTTTATATGGTTTTCTGAATTAGTTTACTCCGAGAAAACGAGAATTATGGCTAATTTAAGAAGTATTCCTTGTTTTGAGACATCTTCTATTCCTCAGGATGTTAGTTTCTTCCTTTTAAAGACAAATCAATGGGGAATGCGTGATAGTGTAAAGGGTGAATGTGTGTGTTATGAGCCAACAGGAATGTTTAACGAGGGGATAGCGGTGTTTTCTACAAAGGATTATGAAAAATATAATCTAATAGATTTAGCAGGTGGAAAAATAAAACTAAAATTGTATAGATTGGAAGAATGAAATACCACGCTCAATTTCTGTTAGATAAAGAGAAAGATAAACCAGATGCTAAACTCCGATATCGTATTAAATGGGATGGGAACATTGTAGCTTTTAATGTTGGCTATCGTATAGATATTGAAAAGTGGAGCAAGGAAACTCAGCGTTGCAAAGCCAACACCACGCATGGAAAGAAGAAAATACCTGCCAATGTAATTAATAGAAAAATACAGCGTTTCGAAACTGCTTGTGAAGACGTTTTTACCAAGTTTAAAACATTAAAAAAAACACCAGAAAAGGAACAATTCAAAGAACTTTTTAATAAAGAAATAGGTCGAAAAACAAAAGAAGAAACTATCGAAAAAGAACTTTTCGAAGCTTTTGATGAATTTCTAGAAGAGGAAAGCACAATTAATCAA
This Ornithobacterium rhinotracheale DNA region includes the following protein-coding sequences:
- a CDS encoding replicative DNA helicase, with product MNNAPEIETKVLSSIINFPYLFTKHKSKLSLDLFTKHEHRQLFTIINDLWENNVSFDIVVIENEVRKTNNKLLLNLTIDLISAFSSATSFEHSLMILVDLSAKRDFVNKFSRLLQLAQNPAEDIFHIRDLAFEYFDDLFLNNFIDRNKESQKFSYLVEKVQERFENIQSNSITGIQSSLSIINKALGGWQNSDLTIVAGRPGMGKTAFLVQQAVDVVRQGKSVGIFSLEMSAEQITGRIVTNYTQIPNSSILRKGLKADEYQKFFALKPELLNLKVHIDDTPSISIQDMRMKAKMMKLRDNIDILFVDYLQLVTHEKSNNREQEISTISRGLKAIAKELDIPVIALSQLSRNVEKRPDKRPLLSDLRDSGAIEQDADEVIFLYRPEYYGVDFWGEEYDLEPTHNQVELIIQKNRHGGILAERYGVDFPTSRFYPANQ
- a CDS encoding transcriptional regulator, which encodes MNYLDLIHKFWKLNAESNLNSSVVVLYLYLLEEWHNKNEKDFELSDVEISNALKLSRVTIRQAKGLLRNLGLINYQIKQGFPTFYKIITDYSLNRKELDTEAEKKLKPTPKPLNAQEKNEPSKITKDKPTLSEFLAYAKTLEGYSPDMDIALKNKYATWQENNWINGYDRPITNWKQTLRNSLPFLQKKSNDIFTIPKINRPKSTYNE
- a CDS encoding DUF3853 family protein; this encodes MINPNTPIWQLTVGEFLELQKKYNSIQKYEYGIKGLAKILGCSRSKAQELKQSGIFDKAIYQNGKTIIVDRDKVLSILNETK
- a CDS encoding DUF3853 family protein, whose amino-acid sequence is MNDLYQTPITDLSVGELIDIINQKKVTPTPPKIEKKYVYGLKGLADLLGCSKTHAFKLKQSGIFDKAIIQNGKKIIVDAELALKLFKVNYD
- a CDS encoding KilA-N domain-containing protein; its protein translation is MIQLFNYEGNNITFRGENDEVFVNATEMAKPFRKQPIFWLKNQNTQEFLTALSKLRILSLTDLVIVSRGGNDSGTWFHEDVALEFARWLSPAFAIWCNDRIKEIIKFGFSATPEKLEELVVNPEMVIELASALKKVREEKAMLEKKLNENPIRFLSNHLQKKENTLSAKAVALYSLLTELSRDKKHFECSDVYASKKLKISRKTIRVAREELQNAKLLDFSKDIGMPIKYHLNSF
- a CDS encoding helix-turn-helix domain-containing protein encodes the protein MDKSLLINKIIKELNFNSDAEFARFLGISPQNLSKWKMRGTFDAELIYTKCPQLNPEWLLTGNGSMLKENVPTINKKVKNKDGFMGNSINGNISITHNDLEKILELHKSSQDIQNELNERLKSSQNQIDTLLEILKNK